TGGCCTATGAAGAGAAGGCACCGTCCTATCGCGGCGAACTCTCCCAGTTGGCCGAAGGTGGCGCGGACGAGTTGATCGTTATCGGCTACCCGGATAACGGTGGTATCAACATCGTCAAACAGGCCCTGGAAGAAGGTTACTTCTCCAAGTTCGTATTCTCCGACGGCATGAAATCCGATAGCCTGATCGAAACCCTGGGCGCGAAATATCTCGAAGGCGCCTACGGTACTGCGCCGAAGGGTGTTGAAACCGAAGCGGCAAAACATTTCAACACTGCATATGAGGCAGAATTCGGCAGCAAGCCGACGGGCCCCTATATCAACAACAACTACGATGCAGCGATGATCCTCATGCTGGCCATTGAAAAGGCGGGTTCCACCGATGGGACGAAGATTCGCGATGCCATGCGTGAAGTCGCCTCCGCACCGGGTGAAATTGTCGGCCCGGGCGAGTTTGCCAAAGCAAAAGAACTGATCGCTGCTGGTAAAGACATCAACTATGAAGGCGCTGCCGGTTCTCAGGACTTCGATGAAAACGGCGATGTCGCCGGTACTTTCGAACATTGGGAAATCGCGGGCGGTCAGATCAAAACGGTCAAAATCTTCTAATTTGAAAGACCGTTTTAGACTTGCGGGAAGGCCCGTGGACAATCGTCCACGGGTTTTTTCTTGTCCGGTTTTTTTGTTCCTTCTAGGCTTGTAACAAATTTTTAAACAATATTGGGTCGATCGCTTCTCAAAAAGGCGTGGCCCATATTTGGGGCGTTCGGGAGAAAAACAGAAGATGAGTGTAAGAGCGAAATTAATCGCATCTTTTGCCGCAGTTGTGTTGCTGACGGTAATCGTTGGCGGAACAGGCCTATATGCATTCCGAGAAATTGAAGGTGTTTTCAAAGATATTGCCGAAGACCGTCTGACAGAGATGACTCTGGCTCAAAAGCTGGCTAGCCAGAGCCAGACAATCGTGTCTACAGCACCGTTAATGCTGACGGCGGAGACTGAAGAACAGAAAAACGATATTTACGAATCAATCCGCCAAGAACTTGGCGGCCTTTATGAAACCACAGGGCTCCTTCAGGATCGCCTTGGGGAAAATGATCAGATTGATCAGATCAACACCGAAGCTCATGAATTGGAAACGGCGATCGATTCGATGAATGAGGCCTTGGGGCGTTTGATTAATGCCCGCCTTTCCATGGATGACCGGCTCGCTCTTCTGGACAAAACAATGGGCGAATACCACAAAACCCTGGACACGCTGGCACGTTTTTCATCCATGGGAATCCAAAGCACGACCAAGCAGGTTGCCTCGCTGAAGAAAGAGGCTGAGACGAACCCCGCTGTGCTGGCGGAAAAACAGAAGAAGATTGCCGAATTGCTTTTTGCCATGAGCAAGGCCGTCGAAGACGGTGCCCCCATCCGCCGTTTGCAGGAACTTGGCGACAAGGCGCAAGGGTTGATCCTTTCCGTCGTGGCAGAAACCGACGAGGCGAAATTGAACGCCGTTAATGTGCGCTCAAAGATTGTGACGAAAGAAATCCCCAAACATCTGGGCGGTTTTAACGACAAAGTAAAAGACGCCTATATTGCCCATGCAAAGACCTTTTCCGAATTGGCCAGCGGCGAGAATTCAGTACCAAATCTGCGGCTGGAAATCCTGAAGGCAGATGCAAATCTGACAGACCAGTTTACGGCCGTTCGTAACATCGCCGGTGAAATGAATACCGCAACGGCTTCCCTCCTGGGCGACGCAAAGGCAGCCATCGGTCAGTCCCAGGATTCTGCCAAGGAGACGATGAAAACCCTTTCAGGTGTCATTCTTGCGACAATTGCCGCCAGCATTGTGGTGTCCGGCATTCTTCTGTGGCTGGTCGTTGTCCGTAACCTCCTGCGGCGCCTCTCAGGGCTGCAGTCCAGCATGACAAAACTTTCCAACGGCGATCTGGAAGTTGATATTCCAACCGGCGCATCCGACGAGCTGGGCGCAATGGCGAATACCGTCGAGGTCTTTCGGGACAATGCCCTGCAGGTGCGCAAGCTTGAAGAAAATCAACGCGCACAGGCAGAACAGGCAGAAGCGGAAAAACGTGAACTGATGAACAAGCTCGCCAACGACTTCCAGGCTGAAGTTGGCGATGTTCTCCAGGCTGTCGACAAGGCAATCGAAGAAATGCGTGGCGAAGCCAACGCGATGCTGGAAACGGCGGAGAATACCAATACGCAGGCGGCGGCGGTTTCCTCCGCATCCAATCTGGCATCGGAAAACGTTCAGGCGGTGGCCTCTGCGGCAGATCAGCTTTCCGCATCTATTACCGAGATCAGCCAACAGGTGTCCAGTGCGGCCCAGACCACGTCTGAAGCGGTGTCGGAATCCGAACGATCCAACAAAATGGTGCGAGAACTGGCCGAGTCTGCAGAGCGGATTGGAGAGGTCGTTCAGTTGATCAGTGACATCGCCGAACAAACCAACCTTCTCGCGCTGAATGCCACGATTGAGGCCGCCCGTGCCGGTGATGCAGGGAAAGGTTTTGCCGTCGTTGCCAATGAGGTGAAGTCCCTCGCCTCGCAAACGGCCAAGGCAACGGATGAAATCGGTCAGCAAATGGATGGTATCCAGCGTGCCACCTCCGGCGCGGTTCAAAGCATCCAGGGGATTGGAGAAGTCATCGCCAGGATCAATGAAATCAGCGGCGGCATCAGCGCCGCGGTTGAGGAGCAAGGGGCAGCGACCAATGAGATCGCAGGCAATGTGCAACAGGCTGCCTCTGGCACGGACAGGGTCAATGTTTCCATCAACGATGTAACCAATGCGGCAGAGACAACCGGCCAGTCCGCACGTCACGTCCTTGAGGCAGTGCAGCGGGTCGACAGCCAGGCAGAAGCCCTGCGCAATCAGGTAGAGCTTTTCCTGGAAAGGATCAGGGCCGCCTAGGCTCCGCTTTCTGATCTGTCTACGGTTGAGGGCGGTCCGGTTTCGGGCCGCCCTCTTCTTTTTGCAGACAAAAAAACGGCGACCCGTGGAGGATCGCCGCCTTTATGAGGAAGCAAGGAACTCTATTCTTTACCAGGCCTTGGCGGGTTCTCAGGGATAAGTCCCTGCGGCCGCGTCAGGAGAATAACCTGCAACAGCACACCGATAAGCAACACGCGGATATAGGCACCCTGGGTGCTCATATCAGCCGGCAGAATGCGGCTGGTCAGGAATTCCGTACCGGACCAGACGACCCAGATCGCGAATGCGCCCAGCATTGCACCCTTGTTGTTGCCACTGCCTCCGGCGATCAACATCACCCAGACGATGAATGTTGCAATCAGAGGATCGAAGGCTTCCGGACTGACAAAGCCCACGAAGTTGGCATAGACCGCACCGCCTAACCCCATGATGCTAGCCCCCAGAACAAAGGCCTGGAGACGGAAGCGCATGGTATCCTTACCCATGGCCCGCGCTGCCAGCTCATTCTCCCGGATACAGCGCAGAACGCGCCCCCAGGGCGATTTGTAGGCTCGCTCACACAGGAAATAGAGAACGGCCAGCACAACCAGAACCAGAACCATATAGGCGACGGGACTGCCGCCCTCGACAATGTTGTTGAACTTGCCGGGGATCGTGCCAAAACCATTCACCCCGCCCGTCAGCCAGGACTCGTTTTTCAGGACCAGTCGAATGATTTCAGCAATACCGATGGAGGCAATCGCCAGATAGTCCGACCGCAGGTTCAACGTCACAAGTCCCACCAGGAATGCGATGATCCCCGAGGCAATCGCCGCAACTGCAAAGCCGATGATAAGCGGCATGCCATAGCCGCCAAGATGCGGCAGGTCCGGCCCCAGCGAGGTCAGGATCGCGCTGGAATAGGCTCCGATTGCGAAGAAGGCCGCGATACCGACATTCAACATGCCGGTAAAGCCCCACTGGACATTCAGACCGAGGGTGAGAATGCCGTAGATACCTGCCAATGTCAGGAAGAAGACAAAGAAATGGATAAGACCAATCAGTTCCATAATCAGGTACTCCTTCCTGCAAAGATACCCGTCGGGCGCACAATCAGAATGACAACCATCAAGGCAAAGGCAATGGCCGGCTTGTAGGCCGGGTCCAGGAACAACGTCGACATCTCCTGTGCAATGCCGATGATAATCCCACCGGCAACGGCCCCATACGGGTTACCAATGCCGCCCAGGATCGCCGCCGCAAAGACCGGCAGCAGGATGTTCCAGCCCATTTCCGGGAACAGTCGTGTATCCAGGCCCAGGAAGATACCGGCCGCTGCGGCCAGCGCGCCCCCCATAACCCAGGTCCACATGATGACCTTTTCCGTATCGATGCCGGTCAGGCGGGCAAGTTCCGCGTTATCGGCAACGGCACGCATGGCCTTACCAACCTTGGTTTTCTGAAGGAACAGATGCAGCGCAATGACAAGAACAGCCGTGCCGACAAGGATCGTGATCTGGTCTGGCTTGATCCGCAGGCCCGCGAATTTTTGCGCAATCTGAATCCCCTGCTCGAAGACCTGGTTATCCGGCCCCCAGATCAACTGGATCAGGGAACGCAGGATCAGGGCGACGCCAAAGCTGGAGATCAGCAGGATGATCGGCTGGCTGCGCCGGAAATTGCGATACAGCAACTTGTCGATAAGGACGGCGAGCGCCGCTGTGACGACGAGGGCGACAATAAAACCGATCCAGAAAGGCATTTTCAAAATGCCGAATACCACCAGCGTTACATAAGCGCCGATGGTCATCAGGTCACCGTGAGAGAAGTTTGCGAAACGCAAAATACCAAAGGTAAGCGAAACGCCAATGGCACCAAGGGACAGAATGCTGCCCAGAATAATGCCGTAAAGAAGTAGTTGTAGAATTTCCATGAGTCTGTGCCCCCTGCCCTTAACCGCCTAGGAACATTTCGGCCACCTCACGGTTGGCCAGGAGGTTCGCACCGGTGTCTTCATATCGGTTCTTGCCACTCGCCAGGACATAGCCCCGGTCAGCAAGACCCAACGCCTGTTTCGCGTTTTGCTCCACCATCAGAATTCCGATTCCCAAGTCATTGACTTGTTTCACGATTTCAAAAATCTGATCCATGTATTTGGGGCTGAGACCCGCAGTCGGTTCATCCACCAGAAGCAATTTGGGGTCCAACATCAGCGCCTTGCCCATGGCAACCATCTGACGTTGGCCACCGGAAAGCGTGCCCGCGGCCTGGTTCCGCTTTTCTTTCAGCGGCGGAAACATGTCATAGACCTGCGCCAGACTGTCGGAGATATCGTCTTTCCGGACAAAAGCACCCATTTCAAGGTTCTCGTGAACAGACAGCGTTGGAAAGATATTATTGGTCTGCGGCACATAACAAATACCGCGGCGCACGATCGCGTCGGGGCTGTCATGTGTGATTTCATCACCCTGAAAGGTGATCTTGCCGCTTCTGATCTTCAGAAGACCGAAAACCGATTTCATCGCTGTGGATTTGCCTGCACCATTCGGGCCGACAATGACAACGATCTCGCCTTCATTCACGGTCATCGACAGGTCTGACAGGATATCCGCCTCCGAATATCCGCCTGTCACTTTGTCTAGGGTAAGCAAAGGCATCAGGCTGCTCCCCCCTCTTGGCTGTCATGGGCGGAACTGCCCAGATAGGCCTCCAACACTTCTTCGTTGGAGCGCACCTCTTCGAATGACCCCTGGCACAGAACGCCGCCTTGCGCCATGCAGACAACCGGATCGCACAGGCGACCGATCAGGTCCATATCATGTTCGATGAGGCAAAATGTGTAGCCCCGTTCATCCCGAAGCGTCTGGATCATATCGGCAAGCTTGGCCAAAAGGGTCCGGTTCACGCCGGCACCGGGTTCATCAAGCAGAACCACCTTGGCGTCGGTCATCATCGTGCGCCCAAGTTCCAGAAGCTTTTTTTGCCCACCGGAAAGGTTCCCCGCCAACTCGTCACGAATATGCGTGAGTTGAAGAAACTCCAGGACTTCCTCGGCTTTTTTGAGAACCTCACGGTCCTGCTGGCGTACGGACTTCCAGTTAAACCAGGTATTGAACAGATTCTCGCCCTTCTGCCGAGGCGGTACCATCATGAGGTTTTCCAACGCGGTCATGCGCTCAAACTCATGCGGAATCTGGAAGGTGCGCACAATGCCCATATGGAACAATTTGTCTGCACTCAGCCCCGTAACATCCTTGCCGTCATAAACGATACGACCGTCCGTCGGCGCAAAGGCCCCGGCGATCATATTAAACAATGTGGTTTTTCCCGCCCCATTCGGACCAATCAGCCCGGTTATTGTCCCTTTTTGGATGTCAAAGCTGCAATTTTTAACAGCCTGCACGCCTCCAAAGGACTTTGAGAGGGATTGAATAGAAATCAATTCCGAACCCTCGCTCTTGTTATAAATTACGAACAAACCCCCACGGCCTTATAACGATTTCACTCTGTTCAGGCTAGTTGATTGTTACATAATTTCGTTACAATCCGTATATATTTTAAGCTTAAAACATAAGAAAGAAAGATCGAAATCTAAACACCTATTCCGTTAAAACGGATAAAACTAATTATCTGCATTTTCAGCAATACAATTACCTTTTTGCGCTGCAACAAGAGGCCACGCAGTTGCAACAGCACGACCGCCTTTCTGAAAATAACCTTGAATTGTTAGAATCGATTCGTCCTCACCCAGACAGTATTGGTTCTGCGCGCCGGTCTGCGTATGACTTGGCGCCGACTGGCCGCTCCACTTCCCATTCCGGTATCGGCAGATGATGTTGGAGGCGGCAAAGCGGATACTTCGGAAAACCTGTGCAGCAGTGCAACTATCTGGAAAGAAGCTCGAAAAGCCCTTTTTGAGAAGCCATCGTTCACCGTTCCAGACTTTTATCCCCTTTGCCATATAGACACCCGTTGCCTGGTTTTTACGCGTTATTTGCCCGATGCGTGCTGTCCTGGCGTCTTTACCTGTCTGGCGGTGATGATAACCGACAGGCTTTCCCCGGCTATTGATTGCGCCACAAAAAATATGAGCAATATCAACCGTCGGACTGTTGTCCGTCACAGCGGCAAGGTCACGCGCGCGAGGGCAGCTCCCCCCTCCTGACATAACGCTGTCAGCATGGGCTTGATAAGAGACGGCACCACCACACAACAAAAACCCGTAAAACAGGGCGGCAAGCAACCTTGACAGACGCTCTGGCATAGCGTGAATCATTCCTCGAAAACAGATTGGGCAATGACCATATTCTGTTTCTGCATGAGTAAAAAAGAAAGATCTGGCAATGACCCCTAACATTCGGGTTCGCGGTGCGCGTGAACATAACCTGAAAAATGTCGATGTAGATATCCCCCGGGATAAACTCGTGGTCATCACCGGCCTGTCAGGATCCGGCAAGTCGTCACTCGCCTTCGATACCATTTATGCAGATGGCCAGCGCCGGTATGTGGAATCGCTTTCCGCCTATGCGCGCCAGTTCCTGGAAATGATGCAGAAACCGGATGTCGACCTCATTGAAGGCCTCAGCCCGGCCATTTCCATCGAACAAAAGACGACGTCCAAGAACCCGCGCTCCACAGTCGGTACGGTTACCGAAATCTACGACTATATGCGCCTGCTATGGGCGCGCGTCGGTGTCCCCTATTCTCCTGCGACAGGCCTGCCGATTGAAAGCCAGACCGTCAGCCAGATGGTCGATCGGATCATGGATATGGAGGACGGGACGAAACTCTATCTGCTTGCCCCGATCGTGCGTGGCCGCAAAGGGGAATACCGGAAAGAATTTGGCGAGCTTCAGAAAAAAGGGTTTCAGCGCGTCAAGGTCGACGGGGAGTTTTACCTGATTGAAGACGCCCCGGAACTGGACAAGAAAATCAAACACAATATCGATGTTGTCGTAGATCGCGTTGTCGTGCGCGATGGCCTGCAGTCCCGGCTGGCGGATTCCATTGAAACGGCGCTTGGCATCTCCGAAGGTCTGCTCTTTGCAGAAGATGCGACCAGCGGCGAACAAACAATTTTCTCCGCAAACTTCGCCTGCCCTGTCAGCGGGTTCACCATTGAGGAAATCGAACCGCGCCTGTTCTCCTTCAACAATCCCTTTGGCGCCTGCCCTGCCTGCGACGGCCTCGGGACCGAAATGTATTTTGACGAAGAACTGGTCGTTCCGGACCGTAACCTCTCCCTGCAGAAAGGGGCTATTGCCCCCTGGGCCAACTCCAGTTCTCCCTATTACAAGCAGACGCTGAAGGCGATCACGGACCATTACGGCGTCGCCATGACGGTGCCCTTTGTCGAACTACCCCTGAAGGTTCAGGAATGCATTCTATACGGCAGCGGCAAGGAACAGATTGAGTTTTCCTATGACGACGGCCTGCGCTCCTACAAAACGAAGAAGGTGTTCGAGGGGATCATCCCGAATATGGAACGCCGTTATCGTGAGACCGACAGTAACTGGGCACGCGAAGAACTCGGCAAATATCAGGCAGTTCACCCCTGTGGCAGATGCCACGGGCATCGGCTGAAGGACGAAGCCCTTGCGGTCAAAATCGACCAATTGCACGTTGGCGAAGTCGCCCAGATGTCCATTCGCGATGCAGGTACATGGTTTCAGGAGGTCCATGACAAACTGAGCCAGAAAGACCAGGAGATTGCACATCGTATCCTCAAGGAAATCAACGAGCGACTTGGCTTCCTGAACAACGTCGGGCTCAGTTATCTCACCTTGTCACGTGCTTCCGGCACCTTGTCGGGCGGGGAAAGCCAGCGTATCCGCCTCGCCAGCCAGATCGGATCAGGCCTGACAGGGGTTCTCTATGTGCTGGACGAACCCTCGATCGGCCTGCATCAACGCGACAACGACCGGTTGTTGGCGACGCTGCAGCATCTGCGTGATCTTGGAAACACCGTCATTGTCGTTGAACATGACGAAGACGCCATTCGTTGTGCCGACTATCTGATTGATATGGGACCAAAGGCGGGTGTCCACGGTGGCGAAGTTGTCGCACAGGGACTGCCGGAAGAGGTGTTCAAGAATATGAACAGCCTGACAGCCCAGTATATTACCGGTTTCAAGCAGGTTCCCATCCCGAAGAAACGCCGTAAGGGGCATTCGCGTCAAAAACTGGTAGTGGAAGGCGCGCGGGAGAACAATCTCAAGAATGTCTCCGCGAAAATCCCGCTGGGCACCTTTACCTGTGTTACAGGCGTCAGCGGCAGCGGTAAATCCACGCTTGTGATCGAGACACTCTGGAAAGCATTGAACCGGCGTTTGATGAAAGCGCGCGAACACCCCGGTGCCCATGACAAAATCACTGGTGTTCAGCATCTCGACAAAGTCATTGATATCGACCAATCCCCGATCGGGCGCACCCCGCGGTCAAACCCGGCAACCTATACCGGGGCTTTCACTCCCATCCGCGAATGGTTCTCCGGTCTGCCTGAAGCCAAGGCGCGCGGCTACACCCCGGGCCGCTTCAGCTTCAACGTCAAAGGCGGACGTTGTGAGGCCTGTCAGGGTGACGGTGTCATCAAGATCGAGATGCACTTCCTGCCGGACGTCTATGTCCAATGCGACCAGTGTAAAGGACATCGCTATAATCGCGAGACGCTGGAGGTCACCTACCGGGAAAAATCCATTTCTGACGTGCTGGAAATGACCGTTGACGAGGCGGCGGAATTTTTCAAGGCCGTCCCATCCATTCGGGATAAAATGGAAACCCTGCAGCGGGTTGGCCTTGGATATATCAAAGTCGGTCAACAGGCGACCACGCTTTCCGGCGGCGAAGCGCAGCGCGTGAAGCTTGCCAAGGAACTGAGCCGCCGCGCAACCGGCAAAACCCTGTATATCCTCGACGAACCGACAACGGGTCTGCACTTCGAGGACGTAAACAAGCTGCTGGAAGTGCTTCACAC
The Aestuariispira ectoiniformans genome window above contains:
- a CDS encoding ABC transporter substrate-binding protein codes for the protein MNKTFKKAGLLASVALFASLSASAMAEDIKIGAMMPLTGSLQELAPPILNGAKLAVKEANAAGGVMGETVVLDVKDTQLNPQVAIDAAQKLVSVDGAVASVGPLASGITATVAQTVTINAHHPIVSPSATAPTITTLNDNDFVFRTTASDAYQGVAMAQLLKESGSDKIAIIYVNNDYGQGLAKALEDAFGLTGGTITGSLAYEEKAPSYRGELSQLAEGGADELIVIGYPDNGGINIVKQALEEGYFSKFVFSDGMKSDSLIETLGAKYLEGAYGTAPKGVETEAAKHFNTAYEAEFGSKPTGPYINNNYDAAMILMLAIEKAGSTDGTKIRDAMREVASAPGEIVGPGEFAKAKELIAAGKDINYEGAAGSQDFDENGDVAGTFEHWEIAGGQIKTVKIF
- a CDS encoding methyl-accepting chemotaxis protein, which produces MSVRAKLIASFAAVVLLTVIVGGTGLYAFREIEGVFKDIAEDRLTEMTLAQKLASQSQTIVSTAPLMLTAETEEQKNDIYESIRQELGGLYETTGLLQDRLGENDQIDQINTEAHELETAIDSMNEALGRLINARLSMDDRLALLDKTMGEYHKTLDTLARFSSMGIQSTTKQVASLKKEAETNPAVLAEKQKKIAELLFAMSKAVEDGAPIRRLQELGDKAQGLILSVVAETDEAKLNAVNVRSKIVTKEIPKHLGGFNDKVKDAYIAHAKTFSELASGENSVPNLRLEILKADANLTDQFTAVRNIAGEMNTATASLLGDAKAAIGQSQDSAKETMKTLSGVILATIAASIVVSGILLWLVVVRNLLRRLSGLQSSMTKLSNGDLEVDIPTGASDELGAMANTVEVFRDNALQVRKLEENQRAQAEQAEAEKRELMNKLANDFQAEVGDVLQAVDKAIEEMRGEANAMLETAENTNTQAAAVSSASNLASENVQAVASAADQLSASITEISQQVSSAAQTTSEAVSESERSNKMVRELAESAERIGEVVQLISDIAEQTNLLALNATIEAARAGDAGKGFAVVANEVKSLASQTAKATDEIGQQMDGIQRATSGAVQSIQGIGEVIARINEISGGISAAVEEQGAATNEIAGNVQQAASGTDRVNVSINDVTNAAETTGQSARHVLEAVQRVDSQAEALRNQVELFLERIRAA
- a CDS encoding branched-chain amino acid ABC transporter permease, with the protein product MELIGLIHFFVFFLTLAGIYGILTLGLNVQWGFTGMLNVGIAAFFAIGAYSSAILTSLGPDLPHLGGYGMPLIIGFAVAAIASGIIAFLVGLVTLNLRSDYLAIASIGIAEIIRLVLKNESWLTGGVNGFGTIPGKFNNIVEGGSPVAYMVLVLVVLAVLYFLCERAYKSPWGRVLRCIRENELAARAMGKDTMRFRLQAFVLGASIMGLGGAVYANFVGFVSPEAFDPLIATFIVWVMLIAGGSGNNKGAMLGAFAIWVVWSGTEFLTSRILPADMSTQGAYIRVLLIGVLLQVILLTRPQGLIPENPPRPGKE
- a CDS encoding branched-chain amino acid ABC transporter permease; amino-acid sequence: MEILQLLLYGIILGSILSLGAIGVSLTFGILRFANFSHGDLMTIGAYVTLVVFGILKMPFWIGFIVALVVTAALAVLIDKLLYRNFRRSQPIILLISSFGVALILRSLIQLIWGPDNQVFEQGIQIAQKFAGLRIKPDQITILVGTAVLVIALHLFLQKTKVGKAMRAVADNAELARLTGIDTEKVIMWTWVMGGALAAAAGIFLGLDTRLFPEMGWNILLPVFAAAILGGIGNPYGAVAGGIIIGIAQEMSTLFLDPAYKPAIAFALMVVILIVRPTGIFAGRST
- a CDS encoding ABC transporter ATP-binding protein; translation: MPLLTLDKVTGGYSEADILSDLSMTVNEGEIVVIVGPNGAGKSTAMKSVFGLLKIRSGKITFQGDEITHDSPDAIVRRGICYVPQTNNIFPTLSVHENLEMGAFVRKDDISDSLAQVYDMFPPLKEKRNQAAGTLSGGQRQMVAMGKALMLDPKLLLVDEPTAGLSPKYMDQIFEIVKQVNDLGIGILMVEQNAKQALGLADRGYVLASGKNRYEDTGANLLANREVAEMFLGG
- a CDS encoding ABC transporter ATP-binding protein → MQAVKNCSFDIQKGTITGLIGPNGAGKTTLFNMIAGAFAPTDGRIVYDGKDVTGLSADKLFHMGIVRTFQIPHEFERMTALENLMMVPPRQKGENLFNTWFNWKSVRQQDREVLKKAEEVLEFLQLTHIRDELAGNLSGGQKKLLELGRTMMTDAKVVLLDEPGAGVNRTLLAKLADMIQTLRDERGYTFCLIEHDMDLIGRLCDPVVCMAQGGVLCQGSFEEVRSNEEVLEAYLGSSAHDSQEGGAA
- a CDS encoding EndoU domain-containing protein, coding for MPERLSRLLAALFYGFLLCGGAVSYQAHADSVMSGGGSCPRARDLAAVTDNSPTVDIAHIFCGAINSRGKPVGYHHRQTGKDARTARIGQITRKNQATGVYMAKGIKVWNGERWLLKKGFSSFFPDSCTAAQVFRSIRFAASNIICRYRNGKWSGQSAPSHTQTGAQNQYCLGEDESILTIQGYFQKGGRAVATAWPLVAAQKGNCIAENADN
- the uvrA gene encoding excinuclease ABC subunit UvrA, coding for MTPNIRVRGAREHNLKNVDVDIPRDKLVVITGLSGSGKSSLAFDTIYADGQRRYVESLSAYARQFLEMMQKPDVDLIEGLSPAISIEQKTTSKNPRSTVGTVTEIYDYMRLLWARVGVPYSPATGLPIESQTVSQMVDRIMDMEDGTKLYLLAPIVRGRKGEYRKEFGELQKKGFQRVKVDGEFYLIEDAPELDKKIKHNIDVVVDRVVVRDGLQSRLADSIETALGISEGLLFAEDATSGEQTIFSANFACPVSGFTIEEIEPRLFSFNNPFGACPACDGLGTEMYFDEELVVPDRNLSLQKGAIAPWANSSSPYYKQTLKAITDHYGVAMTVPFVELPLKVQECILYGSGKEQIEFSYDDGLRSYKTKKVFEGIIPNMERRYRETDSNWAREELGKYQAVHPCGRCHGHRLKDEALAVKIDQLHVGEVAQMSIRDAGTWFQEVHDKLSQKDQEIAHRILKEINERLGFLNNVGLSYLTLSRASGTLSGGESQRIRLASQIGSGLTGVLYVLDEPSIGLHQRDNDRLLATLQHLRDLGNTVIVVEHDEDAIRCADYLIDMGPKAGVHGGEVVAQGLPEEVFKNMNSLTAQYITGFKQVPIPKKRRKGHSRQKLVVEGARENNLKNVSAKIPLGTFTCVTGVSGSGKSTLVIETLWKALNRRLMKAREHPGAHDKITGVQHLDKVIDIDQSPIGRTPRSNPATYTGAFTPIREWFSGLPEAKARGYTPGRFSFNVKGGRCEACQGDGVIKIEMHFLPDVYVQCDQCKGHRYNRETLEVTYREKSISDVLEMTVDEAAEFFKAVPSIRDKMETLQRVGLGYIKVGQQATTLSGGEAQRVKLAKELSRRATGKTLYILDEPTTGLHFEDVNKLLEVLHTLVDNGNTVVVIEHNLEVIKTADWIIDIGPDGGDKGGEIVAMGTPEAIADEPRSYTGQYLLPYLAKQAAE